The genomic region GCGTCATAAGCTTTCGCGGAGAGGGTATATGAACCACTTGCGAGAGTCAGTGTATTCCAGTTGTAACTGTAGGGCGCGCCCGTGGAAGTAGCCTTGAGGGTTCCGTTCACATAGAATTCAACCTTGCTGACCGCCACGTTGTCGCTTGCATTTGCTGATACCGACACCGTGCCGCTCGCAGTAGAGCCGGATATCGGGGAGGTAATAGCTACCGACGGTGCTGTGGTATCGTTGGAAACATTGACTGTCACATTGGCCGACTGGCCGACATTCCCTGCGGCGTCGTAGGCTCTAGCCAAAAGGCTGTGAGAGCCATTCGCGCTGCCCTTTGTGTTCCAGGTCAGAGCGTAAGGAGCCGAGCCAATGATGCCGTAGGTCGCGCCGTCAATATAAAGCTCGATTTTTGAGACTGCCAAATTGTCAGAGGCACCTATATTTACAGTGACGGTACCGTTAACGCTTGAACCACTTGTGGGTGAAGAAATGGAAGCCACCGGGGGGGTAGTGTCCACGACGGCTTGTACAGTCGGAATCAAAACTGAGGCAATATTGGATTTTTTGCTCTCGCTTTCGTTGCTATCTTGACCGAGCTTATTCCACGCTGTCACAGCAAAGTAGTAGGTCTGCCCGGATTTTAGAGCAGGGATATCTGCGACCCTAACATTATCGGTGGTTATTGACTCGTTCAGATTCGCGGCGTCAGTTCCATAGTAAATCCTATAACCGTCCACTTGGTAATCCGCACCGTTAACACCTGCAGCCCAACTAATCCGCGCAGTATTTTCGCTATTGACCTGAGCAGTTACGTTGACCGGATTGGCAGGCGGGCCACTGTAGGTAGTGCTGACAACTAAGTCATCAACTGCGTACCACTGCTCTGTAGCTGGGGTATAAGTATTAGCGTTATTCCCTCCGAGCCACACGTGATTCCACTGCCATGAACTCGGGTTATCCCCTGCGGGTACCCACACAACATTGGACTGATCATGTACTAAACGTCCGTCCAACCAGAAACGTGCTTTGCCGTCAGCAATGCCGCCAGCACTATTCAGTTTCACATACCATTCCATTGAATGCCATTCGCCATCGCCAGGAGCCCCGGTATTGTACCAGTCCAAGGGAGATGCCCCGAGGTAATCGTTCGTCGTAGTAGAGGCTGAATTGTCACGTGTTGCCGTCAGGGGAGACGGCATCATATACAACTGCGTCCTGTAGGTTCCCGATCCGTATTTGGCATAACCGCCTACGTAGCGTGGTTTGTTTTGAGTGCCGCTAAAAAAGTCCCAAACAGATGCAGTATTAGTAGCATCGTAGTGAGAAAGGTGAATAAACTTCTGCATTGGGGAGGAGGTAGTATTCCACTTCCAGTCCTTCGGGAAGAGGGCCCAAGCTCTGACATATACTTCTTGCTGAGGGGCAAAAGCGATTCCCAGCAAGCCGTCGGAACCCCAGCTGCCGCTGCTGCTGTAGCAGGGCTCGTTCCAGAAACGAAAGCTTTTGCCGCTGCCACCGCGAGGATAATCACCATTGATGTTGAGCGTATTGTGCAAGCCATCAAGATTGCTGCATGCCACGGTAGCAGCAACTCGATAATCATAAAAGCCTGTGGGGACGGGCGTTGTGCAGTCAGCTCCCTGCACGCAGGTCGTGGTCGCACCCGTCGTGGATTGACGCGGACTCCAGTCTGCGTGTCCATCGAAATTGTCACTGAACAAAACCGCTGCAGACGAAGCGTTTGCAGACAAAAGTGCTCCTAGAGCTACTGCGGCCAGCATTACCTTAATTCCTTGCATTTTTTTCTCCTTTGTCTCACTTGACACAAAAAAACCGGGTCGCCTGTCTCTTAATGGCAATGCCATCAAAATTGTTTCGGCGACCCGGCTGTCTCAGTAAGACCCTTGGGCTTTCCGTCCCATCCTCGCGGATGGTTTAGTATTGTCGTTCATCTATTCAATTGAGTGTGCTACAGACTCAGCCAGTTCGGATTTTGTTGCGCATCGCAATCTCCTCAACCACTTTTTTCATCAAGTCAATTGCCCTTGTTATCGCAACACCAGTGCCAAACCAGTATACTTGCACAAACTATTGTTATCATTGAACTTTACAGTTTGAGCTAGGAAGAAGGATAACCGTTAGATGAGTAAAAGGTGAACACACAATCCATTCAATCCTTAGCTCCTCTCAGGCGCTCCCTGCATTTACAACTTGTAAGTGCTCCATTGAACAGGTTGTTCAAAGGCTGAGCACAAAGCAGACATAACGTGTTCGAGGTATTGAGATGATGAAAAATCCCCCCCTCCACTCTATCTCAACAGCATCCAGTTAACGGATCAGAGCGGCTATACTTTGATTGGTTTGGAATAGAGAGAATCGCTGCGAAATCATCGGGGCAAGAACTACAGCAGACGACTAGCTGCTTTGAGCGATATTGACAACCGGCGGGGGTCAATTCCGAATGCTGATCGATATAGGCAAAAGGGCACAAGTTGTGATTCTTTTGCCCTCTGCTTTGTCCGCACCCACAATGTTGCTTGATGTAAACAAGAACAGAATTTATTTAGAGCTACTGAACAACTGTCAAAGTGCTGAGCAGCGAAATCACGACATGAGGGCTCCCAATCCCTTGGCAGTAAAAATGCAGAGAAAGTTTCCCATTATTGGCAAAGAGACTGGGAAAAAACAAGGGAGCCCGATGAGCTCCCTTGTTTTTTACTGCTGTTTTCCGGCTGGCTGCCAGACATATTTGCTATTTCAAGCGGTTAACCGACTTGTTCACCACGGTGACGTTGTTGGCGGCGTCGTACGCCTTGAAGGTCACCGCGTGCCGCCCGATCGTTACGTATTTGCTGGTGTTGATTGAAGAGCTGCTGGTGGAAAGGACGAGAACGTTGTCCACGTATACCTGCAGTTTGGTCACTGCCACGTTATCTGCCGCCGATGCCTTCAGGTAGAGCGTGCCGCTGTTCATGTAGTAGCTGACCGGAGATGCCACGTTGATGGTCGGGGCAGTCTTGTCATTCATGACGTTAACAGTGACGCTGGATTGGCCGACATTGCCGGCGGCATCATAGGCCTTCACCATCACGGTGTTGGGGCCGTTGGGGTAGTTGGTGGTGCCCCAGGTGATAGTCCAGGGCGCGGTTGTGGAGGTGATCCTCAGGACCCCATTCACGTAGTACTCGACTTTTTTCACGCCGACGTTATCGGTGGCGTTGGCGGATATCGTCGCTATCCCGCTGACCGTGGAACCGGCCACGGGCTTGGCGATGGAGACCACCGGGGCGGTCGTGTCGCCAGTCGTGGTGGTGGTGGTGGCGGTGGTGATGTTGACCAGGGCAGTTTTTGCTGTCGATACCTTGCCGGAGGCGTCCTTGCTCCAGGCGTAGGCGGTGCGAGAACCGGTCGCTGCAAAAGTGAAGCTGGTCGGCGCGCTGGTTTTCCAGGTGGTGGCGCCCGCCGCGGGAGCGGTCCCGCTCTCGGTGATCTGGTAGCCGGTGACGCCGACGTCGTCGGCCGCCGCAAAGGCGGTGACCGGTACGGTCAGCGCAGTGGCGGAAGCCGGCATGGAGAAGGAGCTGATCACCGGGGCCGTAGCGTCGGTGACTGCGACTGCGTTTTTCACGGTCACCGAGCTCGACGCCTGTCCGACGTTACCGGCTGCGTCATAGGCCTTCGCGGTCAGAGTGTAGGTGGCGTTGGGGCTGTTGGCCGTATTCCAGGTGAGGGTGTAGGGTGCAGAGCCCACCACGCCGAAGATGGAGCCGTTCAGGTACATCTCCACCTTGCTGACAGCGACGTTGTCGCTGGCTGCGACGTTGATAGTGACGTTGCCGCTCACGGTGGAGCCTGTGGCCGGCGAAGAGATGGAAGCTACCGGAGCGACGGCATCTGCAGTGGTCGTGGTGGTAGTGCCCGAAACGGTGGTCGCGCTTGCCGTTACCGAGAGCATCCCTTCGTTGTCGTTGCTGTCGTAGCTACCCTTGTTGTATGCGGAGACGGCGAAGTAGTACTTGGTCGCGGGGTCGAGGGAAGAGATGTTGTACTGCAGCACATTCCCAACGTCCACTTTCATGTTCAGGTTGGCAGCGTCTTTTCCGTAGTAGATGCGGTAGCCGTTAACCGGGTGGGCAACCCCGTTGCTGCCGGCGCTCCAGCGAAGGCTCACGGCGTTTGCAGTGCCTGCGGCGGCGGTCACGCTCGTCGGCTGTGCCGGAGGGCCGCTGTAGGTGGTGCTTACCACGAAGTCGTCAAGGGCGTACCACTGCTCTGAAGCAGGAGTATAGGTATTAGCATTATTCCCTCCGAGCCACACGTGATTCCACTGATACGAACTCGGATTATCCCCTGCGGGCACCCACACGACATTGGACTGATCATGTACTAAGCGTCCGTCCAGCCAGAAACGTGCTTTGCCGTCAGCAACGCCGCCAGCACTATTCAGTTTCACATACCATTCCATTGAGTGCCATTCGCCATCGCCAGGAGCCCCGGCATTGTACCAATCCAAGGGAGCTGCCCCGAGGAAATCGTTAGTGGTAGTAGAGGCTGAATTGTCACGTGTTGCCGTCAGGGGAGACGGCATCATATACAACTGCGTCCTGTAGGTTCCCGACCCGTATTTGGCATAACCGCCTACATAGCGTGGTTTATTTTGAATGCCGCTAAAAAAGTCCCAAACAGATGCGCTATTGGTAGCATCGTAGTGAGAAAGGTGAATAAACTTCTGCATTGGGGAGGAGGTAGTATTCCACTTCCAGTCCTTCGGAAAGAGAGCCCAAGCTCTGACATATACTTCTTGCTGAGGGGCAAAAGCGGTTCCCAGCAAGCCGTCGGAACCCCAGCTGCCGCTGCTGCTGTAGCAGGGCTCGTTCCACATCATGAAGCTCTTCCCTTGCCCTCTGGGGTGCTGCCCATTGATGTTTAGGGTGTTGTGCAAACCATCAAGATTGCTGCATGACACGGTAGCAGCAACTCGATAATCATAAAAGCCTGCAGGGACGGGCGTTGTGCAGCTAGCGCCCTGCACGCAGGTCGTGGTCGCACCCGTTGTGGATTGACGCGGACTCCAGTCTGCGTGTCCATCGAAATTGTCACTGAACAAAACCGCTGCAGACGAAGCGTTTGCAGACAAAAGTGCTCCTAGAGCTACTGCTGCCATCACTACCTTAATTCTTTGCATTTTTTCTCCTTTGTCTCACTTGACACAAAAAAACCGGGTCGCCTGTCTCTTAATGGCAATGCCATCAAAATTGTTTCGGCGACCCGGCTGTCTCAGTAAGACCCTTGGGCTTTCCGTCCCATCCTCGCGGATGGTTTAGTATTGTCGTTCATCTATTCAATTGAGTGTGCTACAGACTCAGCCAGCGCGGGTTTTGTTGCTCATCGCAAACTCCTCAACCAGTTTTTCATCCAGTCCATGCCGTTGTTATCGCGACACCAGTGCAAACATAAAACCGATCCTTAGTTTTCCCCAATATAAGCCATGATCACATTTATGGATTTCATCTGCATACATGGTTAAGCAACGGCCTTATGTCTAAACCTTCACGTCTCCAGGTATGTCGGGCGAAAAGAACACCGGAATCCAGCTTATCTCTAGATCAACTGCTCCAGCTGAGCAATCATCAGCACCTCAACAGACAGGAAAAGAAGCCTTAGCCAGCTAACTCAGAAGATTATTGGACGAAAAAAAAGCCGGGTTGCCGAAAAGGTAAACATTTCGGCAACCCGGCTGTCTCGGTGAGACCCTATAGGCTTTCCGCCCCATCCTCGCGGATGGTTTAGTATTATCGTCTGCTTGGCTTTTTTGCTGTAAAGAACTAAACTGCGCCAGGTTCGGTGACCACAGGTTCCGGCTCCCCTTACGTCTGGCCATTCTTCCGTAACGTCTGGGGGGAGTATCGCCTATTCAAGGCAATAGTTATGTGACCTGAATTACATTTTCTGCAGTTTTCCAGGACCTTACCCTGCACCAAGTCGCGGGAAAGGAGCAGCGGCAGGCCCGCCGCGAACAAATTTCAACTCCCAGCAGGGCTAGGGCGCGGCGACCACAGAGGTTATCAGCGGATCTACCCGATAGGTTGTCAGGTCATCCCAGGCCTTGAACCCGGTGATGGTGAAAGCAGCTGGCACCAGGGTGGTTCCCTGGGCCAGGACGGGGGTCACGGTCAGGAAGCGCCCTACGGGGAACCCAGACGGTTTGACCAGCGAAACCTTGACCGTCTGCGGCGAGGCGGCCGTGTCGTAATAGGCGCTGAGAGCCGCATCGGTTCCGGCGGCACCTCCCGAGGTGACTATGGCTCCGGCAGCAAGAGTTCCTCCCCCCGGCGTGGCCAGGGTGACTCCGGGGGGAAGTTGCAGGGTAAATTCCACCCCGTACAGGGTGGTGGCGGCACCTGCCGTCTCTATGATGACGCTGCTGCCGGCAACGGGAGTCTGCGGCGCTTCGGCTCCCCCTCCCCCACCGCACCCGGTCAGCAAAAAGATAAGGGACAGCAAGGCGACAGACGAGAAAAATCTCATACGCGAAACACTCATAGTCAGAACCTCGTTATTCCAGTGACGATCCCCAGAATCAGCAACACGTCACCCGTATCGATAACCCCGTCCGGTTGCGGCACCCCCCCCACCAGTGGGGCCAGATCGCCGCGAAGCAACTGGGTTGCATCCGGTTTCGTCTTCCCGACCGCCATCTGCATGGCAAGTTGGGCGTCCTCCACCCCCACCGAGGCATCGCCGGAGAGATCCCCCACTTTCAGGACCCCTATCGATGCCATGGCCGCTGCGGCCTGCCTGGTCTCGTTTCCGGCGACGTCGCGCGCAGTTACGATAACCTGGTTGGCGACTCCCGGCTGCAGGTTGCTCAGAAGGTAGCTCCAGGACTGACCGTTAAGTTCGGCGGCCGTCTGTTGCCCGTTGCCGACCTGCACCATGACGGAGGCAACGCCAGAGCCATTGGTATCGGAGGCGATTCCAGAGATGGGTAGGGAGGTGAGTATGGTCGGGGTGGTGAAGGCAGAAACTGTGACCACGGGAGGAACGGTATCGAGCACGACGGTGCCGCTTGCCGATTTCTCGTTGCCGGAAAGGTCTTTTGCGGTCACCACGATGCTGTTTCCCCCTTCGGTCAGACTCCGAATGGTGCAGCTCCAGCTGTTGCCAGTCACCGTCGCGGCGACGGGCGCCGCAGCGCCGACCTTGACCAGCACCGAAGCGATGCCCCCTGCATCCGCAACCGTCCCGGAGAGGGTCTGAGTGGCTAGCCGCGTGGGAGAGGCGACTGGGAGCATGGTGATGTCCGGGGGCACCAAGTCGACGGTGACCGCGTTGGCGGAAGCGCTGCGCCGGCTTTCGTTCTCGTTGGCGTCGTTTGCTTCCTGCTTGAAGGCGGTAACGGCGAAATAATACCTGGTGCCGGTGGCAAGAGAACTCACCACAGCCTCCCTTTGGGAGGCCAAGACGGTGATCGAGCTGTCGAGGTGCCCTGGGTCGGTCCCGTAGTAGATGCGGTAACCGTCCACCAGGTAGTTCGCCCCGTTGCTGCCGCTTTGCCAGGTGAGACGTATCGACGAGGTGCTGATCCCCTCCGCACTGAGCGTTGTGGGAGGCGGAGGCGGCCCGCTGTAATGGGTACTGACCACTAAGTCGTCGACGGCGTACCACTGCTCCTTGGCGGGTACATAGGTGTTGGAGTTGTTGCCGCCGATCCAGGCGTGGTTCCACAACCATGCACCAGGGTCATCCCCTGCCGGCACCCAAGCAATATTTGCCTGGTCATGCACCAAGGCACCGTCGAACCAAAAACGCGCACGACCGTCGGCGACACCGCCTGAGCTGTTCAACTTCACGTACCATTCCAACGAATGCCATTGCCCATCACCTGGAGCCCCGGCATTGTACCAGTCCAGGGGAGCTGCCCCGAGGTAATCATTTGTGGTGGAAGAGCCTGAATTGTCTCGCGCTGCCGTCAGAGGAGACGGCATCATATATAGCTGTGTCCTGTAGGTCCCGGCCCCGTACTTGGCAAATCCACCCACATAGCGCGGCTTATTCTGCGTACTGCTGAAAAAGTCCCAAATAGAAGCAGGATTGCCGGGATCGTAGTGGGAAACATGGATGAACTTTTGCATCGGCGATGCAGCGGTGTTCCACTTCCAGTCAGAGGGAAAAAGAATCCAGTATCTGATGTAAACCTGCGACTGTCCGGCGAACGAAATACCCAAAAGGCCATCAGATCCCCAACTCCCCCCGGAGGAATAGCATGGCTCGCTCCAGAACACGAAGCTTTTCCCGTTTCCGCCTCTGGGGTGGGTTCCATTTATGTTGAGTGTGTTGTGGAATCCATCCAAATTACTGCATACCTCAGTAGCGGCAATGCGATAATCGCTGAATCCGGCTGGAACTGGCGTAACACAACTCGCCGCCCCCTTCACACAACTATTTGTTGCTCCATTGGTGAATTGGAGCGGTCCCCACTGACTTTGTGAGTTAAAGCTTTCACTGAAGAGAACAGCTGCTCGTGAAGAGTCTGGCGTGACAGCCCCACCTCCAATAGCCAAAACTACCATCAGCAATGCACGAAAGATCATATTTCCAGGAACTCGCCAAACCTTAATTCGTACAGAATTTGAGATTACGACTTGGCTCGTTAAGAAGCAGATCATAGGATTTAAATTCATTGTAAACCTCCTCCCTTAACAATATCGGCCCATATGTCATCTCAAGGGCCACCATGTCAGGCTCTGAGTTGATTTCTATGAGTACTGGACCGCTATCCGTTATGCAAATATCCAACCCCAACAGTTTGTGAAATGGGAACTGCCATTGTATCTTTTTTGACAATACAACAAGCTGCTCCCAGTATGGAATTGAAAGACCTTTAAAACAAAGAGTTGAGACAGGGTGTTGGCTGTACACGTTCCCAGCATAGTCGACAGCGGTATCGAACACGCCTCCGCTTGCCACATCTACTCCAGCAGCAATCCCGCCTGATGAAAGGTTATCGATATCAGAAGCACCAACTCCGAATCTGATAAAAGCCCCAATGATCAGCACATCTGAGCAATCGCGTTTGAGAAGAGTCACTACCCGCACTGTGTTGCAAGAAGGCGAGTATGCTTCCAAAGATGGATGTTGCCTTACGTAGTCCTGGACAATTGCAGGATGATTGAGTTCAAACTCGTCAAGGGTACAAACAACACTTTTCCTCTTTACAAAAACTTCATGACCATCTCGGTAAGCCACTACAATTCCCTTCCCCCCCATACCATCATAGACCTTGATGATGATCTTACCTCCATCAGACTCTTTCATAAAAAGCCGTATCCGATCACGGTACGCCTCCTGAGGGTAGATGACGCCGTACTGCCTCGGAATTGGAAATTCTGAATTCTTGCATAGTTCGTAACAGATGATCTTGTTTTCGAAGATGACGATGTTTTCCTTCTTGTAGATATTCCGTTGAAACCTCCACCTTTGATATGGATCGTAATTTGAACCATAATAATAAGGCCAGAGAGATTTGCTTTTCGTCCAGAGCCTGCAACAGCTATAATTATTAGGATAATACTTAAGTTTGAAAAAGATGTAGAGGAAGTCACAAGCTACATGCAGCTTGTTCCTACTACAATTTTTCCAGTTGATTTCATAGGTAAAGCAATACGGTAAAGCAATAAATCTTATTATTCTACGAACGCAAAGGACAGTTAAGTCCGTAGTACGATCAACAAAAGCGACAAGAAAATCGTACGCTTTTTCAAAACTGTTCTTGGTTCCGTCATCTTTAAGCTTCATGATGGTTACCCCATAAAATACACTTTAAATAAGAAACTGATCCAATTCCTCTGGCGCAAAAATATACGTAATAAAGCACAAGTAGGGATAGATACTGCGTGAATTTTTTGGAAATTGAGAGGCGGTAAAAAACTGCTATGTTAATAAGTACGAATATCAATACAAGAATTGCAACTGAGAATGAGCTGGGCAGGAATAACAGCAAAAAATGCAACACAAAAAAAATCAACGTGAACAAAAAGACCATGTCGAACTTCCCGTTTTTTATTGAAATAGCCGTATTGAAGCCGTACCATTTCTCTTTCAGGAAGAATTGGAGCAGCGTTTTGGGGTTTCGCAAGTGAATGCTTTGCAAATCGCTCGAATTCAGCAAGACAACACCCTTTTTCACCGCTCTCTCACATAGATCGGCATCCTCACAGGTGACCAGTGACTCGTCG from Citrifermentans bremense harbors:
- a CDS encoding Ig-like domain-containing protein, which produces MALPLRDRRPGFFVSSETKEKKMQGIKVMLAAVALGALLSANASSAAVLFSDNFDGHADWSPRQSTTGATTTCVQGADCTTPVPTGFYDYRVAATVACSNLDGLHNTLNINGDYPRGGSGKSFRFWNEPCYSSSGSWGSDGLLGIAFAPQQEVYVRAWALFPKDWKWNTTSSPMQKFIHLSHYDATNTASVWDFFSGTQNKPRYVGGYAKYGSGTYRTQLYMMPSPLTATRDNSASTTTNDYLGASPLDWYNTGAPGDGEWHSMEWYVKLNSAGGIADGKARFWLDGRLVHDQSNVVWVPAGDNPSSWQWNHVWLGGNNANTYTPATEQWYAVDDLVVSTTYSGPPANPVNVTAQVNSENTARISWAAGVNGADYQVDGYRIYYGTDAANLNESITTDNVRVADIPALKSGQTYYFAVTAWNKLGQDSNESESKKSNIASVLIPTVQAVVDTTPPVASISSPTSGSSVNGTVTVNIGASDNLAVSKIELYIDGATYGIIGSAPYALTWNTKGSANGSHSLLARAYDAAGNVGQSANVTVNVSNDTTAPSVAITSPISGSTASGTVSVSANASDNVAVSKVEFYVNGTLKATSTGAPYSYNWNTLTLASGSYTLSAKAYDASGNVGQSSVTVIVANDTIAPSVSIASPVAGSTIGGTVPVSASASDNVAVEKVELYLNGALVATSTAAPYGFNWNTTNAANGSYTLSVKAYDAAGNVGQSSVTVNVANDAIAPVVSIASPVAGSTIGGTVTVSASASDNLAVQKVELYLNGALAATSTAVPYSFSWNTANAANGSYTVSAKAYDAAGNIGQASATVTVFNDTAAPSVAIASPVVGATLQGTVSLNASASDNVAVTKVEFYLDGVLQASSATAPYAYNWNTLTAANGTHIVSAKAYDQAGNVGQSASVSVNVLNDTVAPVISVSAPTKDYVTSSKLTISASAKDNVAVVKMEAYVDNALVLSTSNSSFSVNTGVAKGVHTVTIKAYDASNNVAVFTKTVNRFF
- a CDS encoding Ig-like domain-containing protein, which gives rise to MVSTTYSGPPAQPTSVTAAAGTANAVSLRWSAGSNGVAHPVNGYRIYYGKDAANLNMKVDVGNVLQYNISSLDPATKYYFAVSAYNKGSYDSNDNEGMLSVTASATTVSGTTTTTTADAVAPVASISSPATGSTVSGNVTINVAASDNVAVSKVEMYLNGSIFGVVGSAPYTLTWNTANSPNATYTLTAKAYDAAGNVGQASSSVTVKNAVAVTDATAPVISSFSMPASATALTVPVTAFAAADDVGVTGYQITESGTAPAAGATTWKTSAPTSFTFAATGSRTAYAWSKDASGKVSTAKTALVNITTATTTTTTGDTTAPVVSIAKPVAGSTVSGIATISANATDNVGVKKVEYYVNGVLRITSTTAPWTITWGTTNYPNGPNTVMVKAYDAAGNVGQSSVTVNVMNDKTAPTINVASPVSYYMNSGTLYLKASAADNVAVTKLQVYVDNVLVLSTSSSSINTSKYVTIGRHAVTFKAYDAANNVTVVNKSVNRLK
- a CDS encoding fibronectin type III domain-containing protein is translated as MWNHAWIGGNNSNTYVPAKEQWYAVDDLVVSTHYSGPPPPPTTLSAEGISTSSIRLTWQSGSNGANYLVDGYRIYYGTDPGHLDSSITVLASQREAVVSSLATGTRYYFAVTAFKQEANDANENESRRSASANAVTVDLVPPDITMLPVASPTRLATQTLSGTVADAGGIASVLVKVGAAAPVAATVTGNSWSCTIRSLTEGGNSIVVTAKDLSGNEKSASGTVVLDTVPPVVTVSAFTTPTILTSLPISGIASDTNGSGVASVMVQVGNGQQTAAELNGQSWSYLLSNLQPGVANQVIVTARDVAGNETRQAAAAMASIGVLKVGDLSGDASVGVEDAQLAMQMAVGKTKPDATQLLRGDLAPLVGGVPQPDGVIDTGDVLLILGIVTGITRF
- a CDS encoding sugar-transfer associated ATP-grasp domain-containing protein, producing MKLKDDGTKNSFEKAYDFLVAFVDRTTDLTVLCVRRIIRFIALPYCFTYEINWKNCSRNKLHVACDFLYIFFKLKYYPNNYSCCRLWTKSKSLWPYYYGSNYDPYQRWRFQRNIYKKENIVIFENKIICYELCKNSEFPIPRQYGVIYPQEAYRDRIRLFMKESDGGKIIIKVYDGMGGKGIVVAYRDGHEVFVKRKSVVCTLDEFELNHPAIVQDYVRQHPSLEAYSPSCNTVRVVTLLKRDCSDVLIIGAFIRFGVGASDIDNLSSGGIAAGVDVASGGVFDTAVDYAGNVYSQHPVSTLCFKGLSIPYWEQLVVLSKKIQWQFPFHKLLGLDICITDSGPVLIEINSEPDMVALEMTYGPILLREEVYNEFKSYDLLLNEPSRNLKFCTN